One Chromobacterium paludis genomic window carries:
- a CDS encoding molybdopterin-dependent oxidoreductase has translation MKRALLKGILLGLSAALTVTAARSRDFRKRLRQRNLVAQICLKDGSIGRYYCLRGGKVRSFAGLHPAPDVAIVFHDVATALDFMKPPADQTKIVHAAKHFKVMVQGRDDLVVWFMQLMNTLQTATLQMGLPQRDGSQRYCTTTNGGPLFVYVKEGRIVRTTPIDLDESDAPSWTIHTLKRSFTPQRRATVSPHALALRSMVYAENRLLYPMKRVDFDPHGERNPQNRGKSGYVRISWEEALDLVAAEIKRMKREHGPGAVAIYHSSHHQWGNVGYYLSALQRFGNLIGYTRVHLNPDSWEGWYWGAQHHYGNSMRLGTPGAYGLVEDCLQQCEQIVFWSSDPETTSGCYAGSEGTQRRLWAKDLGIEFIHIDPHCNPTAQLLGGRWIPLRPGSDSALALAIMQVWVSEDLYDREYVASKTTGFDEWRAYLLGESDGVAKTPEWQEEETGVPARDVRALARQWARRKTYLAAGGGGQGLGGAGRNPTGTQWARSMILLMAMQGWGKPGVNFGNLQMATPLDMTFYFPGYAEGGISGDLHWTATAISNYNRMPHVLSMNPVKQMIPRQKLADAIIEGKSTGYYWDGVSLEAQFVPFEYPLPGHSRVHMLYRYGASSFGTMANSQRMVEAYRHPSLEFVVNQSIWDEGETQFADVILPACTMLERWDIGEWAGAGAYGHHIQEQLNHRMIVMQHKCIEPLGESKSDYQIFLEILQRMGLGAVFSEGCGELDWCKRVFDSSDLPLHISWQSFLRKGYYVVPAPSEAQREPAYFRWYAEDRHKDVPEPLPLPSQYADAFGKGLQTPSGKIEFSATTLRRACADNPERQALNLYIPSPEGPVDRERFARFPLQLLSSHPRYSFHTYSDGKNSFVNELAAHRILKDGHYYWVLRISPQDAAARGIAHHDLVRVFNERGAVLCAAEVTPLIAPGMLKAFESSAVYDPIPDRDGGMIDRGGCVNLLTSPRPIVKGSSGMASSNCLVEVEKWMETAA, from the coding sequence CGCGGCGGCAAGGTCCGCTCTTTTGCCGGCCTGCACCCCGCACCGGACGTCGCCATCGTGTTTCATGACGTGGCTACCGCTCTCGACTTCATGAAACCGCCGGCGGATCAGACCAAGATCGTCCATGCGGCCAAGCACTTCAAGGTCATGGTGCAGGGGCGGGATGATTTGGTGGTCTGGTTCATGCAGCTCATGAACACGCTGCAGACGGCAACGCTGCAGATGGGTTTGCCCCAGCGCGACGGCAGCCAGCGCTATTGCACCACGACCAATGGCGGGCCGCTGTTTGTCTACGTGAAAGAGGGGCGAATCGTCCGCACCACGCCCATAGACCTGGATGAGAGCGACGCGCCCAGTTGGACCATTCATACCTTGAAGCGGAGCTTCACGCCGCAGCGCCGCGCGACGGTCAGTCCGCACGCGCTGGCTTTGCGCTCCATGGTCTATGCGGAAAACCGCCTGCTCTATCCGATGAAGCGCGTCGATTTTGACCCGCATGGCGAACGCAATCCGCAAAACCGCGGTAAATCCGGCTATGTGCGCATCAGCTGGGAAGAGGCGCTTGACCTGGTGGCTGCCGAGATCAAGCGGATGAAGCGAGAGCACGGCCCCGGCGCGGTGGCCATCTACCACAGCTCCCACCATCAGTGGGGCAATGTCGGTTATTACCTGTCGGCTTTGCAGCGCTTTGGCAATTTGATCGGCTATACCCGGGTGCATCTGAACCCGGACAGTTGGGAGGGATGGTATTGGGGCGCCCAGCACCATTACGGCAACAGCATGCGGCTGGGCACCCCGGGGGCCTATGGTCTGGTGGAGGATTGCCTGCAGCAGTGCGAGCAGATCGTGTTCTGGTCCAGCGACCCGGAAACCACCAGCGGCTGTTACGCCGGTTCCGAAGGCACGCAGCGGCGCCTCTGGGCCAAGGACCTCGGCATCGAATTCATCCACATCGATCCGCATTGCAACCCGACGGCGCAATTGCTGGGCGGACGCTGGATTCCCTTGCGGCCGGGAAGCGATTCGGCTCTGGCATTAGCCATCATGCAGGTGTGGGTCAGCGAGGACCTGTACGACCGCGAATATGTGGCGAGCAAAACCACTGGTTTCGACGAGTGGCGGGCTTATCTGCTGGGCGAGAGCGACGGCGTCGCAAAAACGCCGGAGTGGCAAGAGGAAGAGACCGGCGTGCCTGCGCGGGATGTCCGCGCCCTTGCGCGACAATGGGCCAGGCGCAAGACTTATCTAGCGGCGGGCGGAGGCGGGCAGGGGCTGGGAGGCGCCGGCCGCAATCCCACCGGCACCCAGTGGGCGCGCTCCATGATTCTGCTGATGGCGATGCAGGGTTGGGGCAAGCCGGGCGTCAACTTCGGCAATCTGCAAATGGCCACGCCGCTGGACATGACTTTTTATTTCCCCGGTTATGCCGAGGGGGGGATTTCCGGCGACCTGCACTGGACGGCGACGGCCATCAGCAACTACAACCGCATGCCGCATGTGCTGAGCATGAACCCGGTCAAGCAGATGATTCCGCGGCAGAAACTGGCCGACGCCATCATCGAGGGCAAGAGCACGGGGTATTACTGGGACGGCGTCTCGCTGGAGGCCCAATTCGTGCCTTTCGAGTATCCGCTGCCGGGCCATTCGCGTGTGCACATGTTGTATCGTTACGGTGCGTCTTCGTTTGGCACGATGGCCAACTCCCAGCGCATGGTCGAAGCCTATCGACATCCGTCGCTGGAGTTCGTGGTCAACCAGTCCATCTGGGATGAGGGCGAGACTCAGTTCGCAGACGTGATCCTGCCTGCCTGCACCATGCTGGAGCGATGGGATATCGGCGAGTGGGCAGGCGCCGGCGCCTATGGCCACCATATCCAGGAACAACTCAACCACCGCATGATCGTGATGCAGCACAAGTGCATCGAGCCGCTGGGGGAGTCGAAGTCGGATTACCAGATTTTCCTGGAAATCCTGCAAAGAATGGGGCTGGGCGCGGTGTTTTCCGAGGGATGCGGTGAGCTGGACTGGTGCAAACGCGTGTTCGACTCTTCGGACCTGCCCCTCCATATCAGCTGGCAGTCATTTTTACGCAAGGGCTATTACGTGGTACCCGCGCCCTCCGAGGCGCAAAGAGAGCCGGCCTATTTCCGTTGGTATGCCGAAGACCGCCACAAGGACGTGCCGGAACCTCTGCCCTTGCCCTCGCAATATGCGGATGCCTTCGGCAAGGGGCTGCAGACCCCATCCGGCAAGATAGAGTTCTCCGCCACCACGCTGCGGCGGGCTTGCGCGGACAATCCGGAGCGGCAGGCGCTCAATCTCTATATTCCTTCGCCGGAGGGGCCGGTGGACAGGGAGCGCTTTGCGCGTTTTCCGCTGCAGCTCTTGTCCAGCCACCCGCGTTACAGCTTCCACACCTATAGCGACGGCAAGAACAGCTTCGTCAACGAGCTGGCGGCGCATCGCATCCTGAAAGACGGACACTACTACTGGGTCTTGCGCATCAGTCCGCAGGACGCCGCAGCGCGGGGCATCGCCCATCACGATCTGGTGCGCGTGTTCAACGAACGCGGCGCGGTGCTGTGCGCAGCTGAAGTCACGCCGCTGATCGCGCCGGGCATGTTGAAGGCCTTCGAATCCAGCGCGGTGTACGACCCGATTCCCGACCGTGACGGCGGCATGATAGACCGCGGCGGCTGTGTCAACCTGCTGACGTCTCCGCGGCCCATCGTCAAGGGCAGTTCGGGTATGGCGTCCAGCAACTGTTTGGTGGAGGTGGAAAAATGGATGGAGACTGCAGCATGA